One genomic window of Pseudomonadota bacterium includes the following:
- a CDS encoding beta-ketoacyl synthase chain length factor yields the protein MTRLFVHGFGACAIGDGSPFVDGLAELPDVPIKEYASPAARRRYGRVARLMYVSAMRALADAQVADPSEVAVVAGTAMGELRASLELVGQIHATRGARVSPALVPNSVHNAPAGHLTIGLKNRAPSVTVSQGWLSAEAAIAAARDLLEATGFDRALVVVGDEVDATWADRLRACGAASLAAQLEAERFQEGAAALVLGREPGGRSLGTIEAAVERSDDVPARAQEILARIQAEGARPDVRLRSGAGGERLRGAVGGEVAGPGQGTSQVGALLELFRHLRGEGSCDALILGAELDELGWIRYRR from the coding sequence ATGACGCGGCTCTTCGTCCACGGGTTCGGCGCCTGCGCGATCGGCGACGGATCGCCCTTCGTCGACGGGCTCGCCGAGCTGCCCGACGTGCCGATCAAGGAGTACGCCTCCCCCGCCGCGCGGCGCCGCTACGGGCGGGTGGCGCGGCTGATGTACGTCTCGGCGATGCGCGCGCTCGCAGATGCGCAGGTCGCGGATCCGTCCGAGGTCGCGGTGGTCGCGGGCACGGCCATGGGCGAGCTGCGCGCGAGCCTCGAGCTCGTGGGGCAGATCCACGCGACGCGCGGCGCCCGGGTGAGCCCCGCGCTCGTGCCGAACTCCGTGCACAACGCGCCCGCCGGCCACCTGACGATCGGTCTCAAGAACCGCGCGCCGTCCGTGACCGTGAGCCAGGGGTGGCTGTCGGCCGAGGCGGCGATCGCCGCGGCGCGCGACCTGCTCGAGGCCACCGGCTTCGATAGGGCGCTGGTCGTCGTCGGGGACGAGGTCGACGCGACGTGGGCCGATCGCCTGCGGGCCTGCGGCGCGGCGTCGCTCGCGGCGCAGCTCGAAGCCGAGAGGTTTCAGGAGGGCGCCGCGGCGCTCGTGCTCGGGCGCGAGCCGGGCGGGCGATCGCTCGGGACGATCGAGGCGGCGGTCGAGCGGTCGGACGATGTCCCCGCACGGGCGCAGGAGATCCTCGCGCGGATCCAGGCCGAGGGGGCGAGGCCGGACGTGCGCCTGCGGTCCGGCGCGGGAGGGGAGAGGCTGCGCGGGGCCGTCGGCGGCGAGGTCGCCGGGCCGGGGCAGGGGACCTCCCAGGTCGGCGCGCTCCTCGAGCTCTTCCGTCACCTCCGCGGGGAGGGCTCCTGCGACGCGCTCATCCTCGGGGCGGAGCTCGACGAGCTCGGCTGGATCCGCTACCGGCGATAG
- a CDS encoding beta-ketoacyl-[acyl-carrier-protein] synthase family protein yields the protein MPRTRVAVTAVGAVSAAGSDAAAYAAALRAPRRAFGPPRRIDLALDVVVGEVDPTWFATCGWKAAESPTGALCLAAAQECAATGARRGAPKPDGLVLGTSTGGQSRNEDVVLALLGGAAQDGFSYRAAGSMASPARLVSRELGLKGPVQTVSTACTSSANAIALGAAWIRSGRCRAVLAGGGDALCRTTIASFSALELTGAFMCTPFGPGRPGLTLGEGAAFLLLEPLGAVVAEGRTPLAEIEGAGLSCDAHHMTAPPEDGAGAELAMRRALADAGRRQEEVHHVNAHGTGTKLNDAAEARAIARLFPSRPWVMSCKGLIGHTLGGAGALEAVAAVISIRERRAFENLGAAIPDPECDVALVGPGGVDLPEHPVVLSSSFAFGGNNCALVLSAADGGAR from the coding sequence ATGCCGAGGACGCGGGTCGCGGTGACGGCGGTGGGCGCGGTGAGCGCGGCGGGGAGCGATGCGGCGGCGTACGCGGCGGCGCTGCGGGCGCCCCGGCGGGCGTTCGGGCCGCCGCGCCGGATCGATCTCGCGCTCGACGTCGTGGTGGGCGAGGTCGATCCCACGTGGTTCGCGACGTGCGGCTGGAAGGCGGCCGAGAGCCCGACGGGCGCGTTGTGCCTGGCGGCGGCGCAGGAGTGCGCGGCGACGGGCGCGCGGCGGGGCGCGCCCAAGCCGGACGGCCTCGTGCTCGGCACGAGCACGGGCGGACAGTCGCGGAACGAGGACGTGGTGCTCGCGCTCCTCGGCGGCGCCGCACAGGACGGTTTCTCGTACCGTGCGGCCGGGAGCATGGCCTCCCCGGCGCGGCTCGTCTCGCGGGAGCTCGGGCTCAAAGGCCCGGTACAGACCGTGTCGACCGCGTGCACGTCCTCCGCGAACGCGATCGCCCTGGGCGCGGCGTGGATCCGGTCGGGGCGCTGCCGCGCCGTCCTCGCGGGGGGAGGCGACGCGCTCTGCCGGACGACGATCGCGAGCTTCAGCGCCCTCGAGCTGACCGGGGCGTTCATGTGCACGCCGTTCGGCCCCGGGCGCCCGGGCCTGACGCTCGGGGAGGGCGCGGCGTTCCTCCTCCTCGAGCCGCTGGGCGCCGTCGTCGCCGAGGGGCGGACGCCGCTCGCCGAGATCGAGGGCGCGGGCCTGAGCTGCGACGCGCACCACATGACCGCGCCGCCCGAGGACGGCGCCGGGGCCGAGCTCGCGATGCGCCGGGCGCTCGCCGACGCGGGGCGCAGGCAAGAGGAGGTGCACCACGTCAACGCGCACGGCACGGGCACGAAGCTCAACGACGCGGCCGAGGCGCGCGCGATCGCGCGGCTTTTCCCGTCGCGGCCGTGGGTCATGTCGTGCAAGGGGCTCATCGGGCACACGCTCGGCGGCGCGGGCGCGCTCGAGGCGGTTGCCGCGGTGATCTCGATCCGCGAGCGCCGCGCGTTCGAGAACCTGGGCGCCGCGATCCCGGATCCCGAGTGCGACGTCGCGCTCGTCGGACCGGGCGGGGTCGACCTGCCCGAGCACCCGGTCGTGCTGTCGAGTTCGTTCGCGTTCGGCGGCAACAACTGCGCGCTCGTCCTCTCGGCCGCGGACGGAGGGGCGCGATGA
- a CDS encoding leucine-rich repeat domain-containing protein, which produces MTSRTEHRLAFLVRVLAVLVVPAVLFSSCAKDARDDNDAGDTDTDTDADTDTDADTDTDTDTDADTDTDTDTDTDTDSDIDADTDTDTDTDTDTDTDAPPGCTGVLSFSDTDFENAVRLAIDEPTGDLFWEDVAALDSIYAYYEDIDSLGGAECLTALATAELEGNQISDVSPLSGLNELTYLGMSHNLVGDFGALSGLPALVHLDLRDNLISVIPDLSGLTALVDLRLDGNSIVDIGGVAGLDTLQVLTLFDNQITDITPLSGIGTLTSLDLSSNQVASIEALADLVALDSLSLSSNQIVDVSTLSSLAALQHLWLEDNLIVDIGSLSGLVALEGLALSNNQIIDVGPLSDHSALTILLVDGNQIVDISALNGLAAVVYLRLNDNGIVDISALSTFSSLNTLHIESNQVVDLGPLGALPNVDYLYLNSNQITDLGALVANAEVDADDYVDLSGNPLDCAAQADNLQALVDRGVSLISDCP; this is translated from the coding sequence ATGACGAGCAGAACTGAGCACCGACTGGCGTTTTTGGTCCGCGTCCTTGCCGTCCTTGTTGTCCCTGCCGTCCTTTTCTCGAGCTGCGCGAAGGATGCGAGGGACGACAACGACGCCGGCGACACCGACACCGACACCGACGCCGATACCGACACGGACGCCGATACCGACACGGATACCGACACGGATGCAGACACCGATACCGATACAGACACCGATACCGACACGGATAGCGATATAGACGCGGACACGGACACCGATACGGACACCGACACGGACACCGACACGGACGCTCCTCCTGGGTGCACAGGTGTGCTCAGCTTCAGCGACACCGACTTTGAGAACGCGGTGAGGTTGGCCATCGATGAACCGACAGGTGATCTGTTTTGGGAAGACGTCGCGGCGCTGGACAGCATTTACGCCTATTACGAAGACATCGACTCGCTCGGTGGCGCGGAGTGCCTGACCGCCTTGGCAACTGCGGAGTTGGAAGGAAATCAGATCTCGGACGTCAGCCCGCTTTCCGGCCTCAACGAGCTCACCTATCTGGGCATGTCGCACAACCTCGTCGGAGACTTCGGCGCCTTGAGCGGGCTGCCTGCGCTTGTGCACCTCGATTTGAGAGACAACTTGATTTCAGTGATTCCCGACCTGAGCGGCCTCACGGCCTTGGTAGATCTCAGACTCGATGGAAATTCAATCGTGGACATAGGCGGCGTTGCAGGATTGGACACGCTGCAAGTGCTGACGCTCTTCGACAATCAGATCACGGACATCACCCCGTTGAGCGGGATCGGCACGCTGACGTCCCTCGACCTCTCCTCCAACCAAGTTGCGAGCATCGAGGCTCTGGCCGATCTCGTTGCCCTCGACTCTCTGAGCCTTTCGTCCAATCAGATAGTGGATGTCAGCACCTTGAGTTCGCTCGCCGCACTGCAGCACCTGTGGCTGGAAGACAATTTGATTGTCGACATCGGTTCACTGAGTGGACTTGTTGCCTTGGAGGGCCTGGCGCTGAGTAATAATCAAATCATAGATGTCGGTCCCTTGAGCGACCACTCCGCCCTTACCATTCTGTTGGTGGACGGAAACCAGATTGTGGACATCAGCGCGCTGAACGGCTTGGCGGCAGTCGTCTACCTGAGACTGAACGACAATGGCATCGTAGACATCTCCGCGCTGAGCACGTTCTCGTCGTTGAACACGCTGCACATCGAGAGCAATCAGGTCGTGGATCTCGGACCGCTGGGTGCCCTCCCCAACGTGGACTACCTGTACTTGAACAGCAATCAGATCACCGATCTGGGCGCCCTGGTTGCCAACGCCGAGGTCGATGCCGATGACTACGTGGACCTATCCGGCAATCCGCTCGACTGTGCGGCCCAAGCCGACAACCTCCAGGCGCTCGTCGATCGCGGGG
- a CDS encoding DUF86 domain-containing protein, translating into MPPKDDLVYLGHMLDMARKVSAKTAGLTRESFDDNEDLRLAFAHLVQVIGEAARCVSEDGRRRHPGIPWRELAGIRNKIVHDYMDISFDVVWAVVTQDIPPCCMSLNTLCRRTRSHRRVLAVPRSSV; encoded by the coding sequence ATGCCGCCGAAGGATGATCTCGTCTATCTCGGGCACATGCTCGACATGGCGCGAAAGGTGTCGGCGAAAACAGCTGGACTGACGCGGGAATCGTTCGACGACAACGAAGATCTCAGATTGGCGTTCGCCCACCTCGTGCAGGTCATCGGAGAGGCGGCGCGATGCGTATCCGAGGACGGCAGGCGGCGGCATCCCGGGATTCCGTGGCGCGAGCTGGCGGGAATTCGAAACAAGATCGTGCACGACTACATGGACATCAGCTTCGATGTCGTATGGGCCGTCGTAACCCAGGACATCCCTCCTTGCTGCATGAGCTTGAATACGCTGTGCCGGAGGACGAGGAGTCACCGTAGGGTTCTCGCCGTTCCGAGGTCGAGCGTCTGA
- a CDS encoding nucleotidyltransferase family protein, with translation MRKAAVGIQDDRLAELCRRHHIRKLSLFGSVLTEAFGPESDVDVLVEFEPGHTPGLAIIRIEDEISEMLDGRKVDLVIEPALNRRLRKRVLETAEVRYAAEG, from the coding sequence ATGAGAAAAGCTGCGGTAGGAATCCAAGATGATAGGCTCGCCGAGCTTTGCCGGCGGCACCACATCCGCAAGCTCTCCCTGTTCGGCTCGGTGCTCACCGAGGCGTTCGGGCCGGAGAGCGACGTGGACGTGCTCGTGGAGTTCGAGCCCGGGCATACGCCGGGTTTGGCGATCATCCGCATCGAGGACGAGATCTCCGAGATGCTCGACGGGCGGAAGGTCGATCTCGTCATTGAGCCGGCGCTGAACCGGCGTCTCAGGAAGCGCGTCCTCGAGACCGCGGAGGTGCGGTATGCCGCCGAAGGATGA